One region of Gemmatimonas sp. UBA7669 genomic DNA includes:
- a CDS encoding ComEA family DNA-binding protein — protein MATADEKKAMAFLLAVALVGAGVRWVGVQRFESDLSRQVDRSAPAAGAARALAAQLAAIDSLRAVPRKSRTLPKSAKSAKSAKSATASSAAAKPPRQATGQPERIDVNSATAAELERLPRVGPALAQRIVDYRQRQGPFQAPEDLRHVRGIGPSTVHLLEPLVTFSGRHRP, from the coding sequence ATGGCAACGGCGGACGAAAAGAAGGCGATGGCCTTTCTGCTGGCGGTGGCGCTGGTGGGCGCGGGCGTGCGCTGGGTAGGCGTGCAGCGCTTCGAGTCGGACCTGTCGCGTCAGGTGGACCGCAGCGCGCCGGCCGCTGGTGCAGCGCGGGCTCTGGCCGCGCAGTTGGCGGCCATCGATTCCCTGCGGGCTGTGCCGCGCAAATCGCGCACACTCCCCAAGTCGGCCAAGTCGGCCAAGTCGGCCAAGTCGGCGACGGCCAGTTCGGCCGCGGCCAAGCCGCCGCGTCAGGCCACCGGCCAGCCTGAACGCATCGACGTCAATAGCGCCACCGCCGCCGAACTGGAACGTCTGCCGCGGGTCGGTCCGGCCCTGGCCCAGCGCATCGTCGACTACCGCCAGCGTCAGGGTCCCTTCCAGGCGCCGGAGGACCTCCGTCACGTCCGTGGCATCGGTCCATCCACCGTTCACCTGCTGGAACCCCTGGTGACGTTTTCGGGCCGGCACCGTCCATGA